From Anomalospiza imberbis isolate Cuckoo-Finch-1a 21T00152 chromosome 14, ASM3175350v1, whole genome shotgun sequence, a single genomic window includes:
- the LOC137482365 gene encoding protein Wnt-11b-2-like, which produces MGRPAAAATALLCQLGLSAAIQWLGLAGSGVAWNESQHCRLLVPEQLQLCRRHLEVMPSIVRAARRTQALCQQSFADMRWNCSSIQRAPSFGPDLLTGTREAAFVHALAAAAVAQGIARSCASGELPLCSCGPGPSEPPAPGSRWGGCGDNLSHGLQLGAAFTDGSARAGTGGTPGLRAVNRHNGAVGRAVLSDSLDTRCKCHGVSGSCSVKTCWKGLPDLGEIASDLKSRYLAALKVTHRLVGPRKQLIPKEGDARPVTEMDLVYLINSPDYCSPNPQLGSLGTQDRPCNRSSVGSDSCDLLCCGRGYNTYTEEVQERCHCRYRWCCSVVCRRCRRSLERHVCK; this is translated from the exons AtgggccgccccgccgccgctgccaccgcgctgctgtgccagctgggGCTCTCCGCAGCCATCCAGTGGCT CGGGCTGGCGGGCAGCGGGGTGGCCTGGAACGAGAGCCAGCACTGCCGGCTGCTGGTGccggagcagctgcagctgtgccgCCGGCACCTGGAGGTGATGCCCAGCATCGTCCGGGCTGCCCGCCGGACGCAGGCGCTGTGCCAGCAGAGCTTCGCAGACATGAGGTGGAACTGCTCCTCCATCCAGCGCGCCCCCAGCTTCGGCCCCGACCTGCTCACAG GAACACGGGAAGCCGCCTTCGTGCACGCCCTGGCAGCGGCGGCCGTGGCCCAGGGCATCGCCCGCTCCTGCGCCTCCGGAGAGCTCCCGCTGTGCTCCTgcggccccggcccctccgAGCCCCCCGCGCCCGGCTCCCGCTGGGGCGGCTGCGGCGACAACCTGAGCCACGGCCTCCAGCTCGGAGCCGCCTTCACCGACGGCTCGGCCAGAGCCGGCACCGGGGGCACGCCCGGGCTCAGGGCCGTGAACCGGCACAACGGAGCCGTGGGACGGGCG GTGCTCAGTGACTCCCTGGATACCAGGTGTAAATGTCATGGGGTTTCAGGCTCCTGCTCAGTGAAAACCTGCTGGAAAGGCCTGCCAGACCTGGGTGAAATTGCCTCTGACCTCAAATCCAGGTACCTGGCAGCCCTCAAGGTGACCCATCGGCTCGTGGGGCCCAGGAAACAGCTGATCCCCAAGGAAGGGGATGCCAggccggtgacagagatggaTCTGGTTTATCTCATCAACTCTCCTGACTACTGCAGCCCAAACCCCCAGCTGGGTTCtctggggacacaggacag GCCGTGCAACAGGAGCTCGGTGGGCAGTGACAGCTGtgacctgctgtgctgtggccGTGGCTACAACACCTACACGGAGGAGGTGCAGGAGCGCTGCCACTGCCGGTACCGCTGGTGCTGCTCCGTGGTGTGCAGGCGCTGCCGGCGCAGCCTGGAGAGACACGTCTGCAAATGA